One Drosophila subobscura isolate 14011-0131.10 chromosome U, UCBerk_Dsub_1.0, whole genome shotgun sequence DNA window includes the following coding sequences:
- the LOC117900205 gene encoding LOW QUALITY PROTEIN: uncharacterized protein LOC117900205 (The sequence of the model RefSeq protein was modified relative to this genomic sequence to represent the inferred CDS: deleted 2 bases in 1 codon), which produces MEAISKIPLILFVVVVVAAASQPESGTGTGSSGISSSSSCLTIYSSNADAAAQQQHHLQPHHTQIKARTRSWQEHEFSLLGYKFHLPFVGHAVDADLDDSDSDGGLWLDELDDANESTEEMEEHVLDSGSDSGVAVANLLADNVFKLRCQHVGLASVNRELLSRRNANINYQQLMLDHVPADDRVQLQQLQLQQFESVKELSWLESGLRDDPLRELLLVKGQPHRFNQMERLDLSENRLECLHWAVPQAMQRLKVLKMSGNLLDNNCSLINLQHMGHLQELHLDRNGFRLLPQHFLAQLNELRLLNLSQNRLAELPRNIFEGGVHLERLYLSNNRLSVLPFQLFQTARDLQMLDLSDNRLLSFPDNFFARNGQLRQLHLQRNQLKSLGKHSLYNLRELRQLDLSQNNLASIDRKAFESLGQLLALNISGNNLTTLSSIIFQPLHALKQMDLSRNQFKQLPSGLFQNQRALALLRIDETPIEHFTNWISRTDESLVDPQILHRLRYLSLQQNPQLTDLPETLFANARNLRELLLAENGLRQLPAQISGLSRLQRLSLRGNRLISLPEGLKELSQLHYLNILGNEYQCDCSMYWLTAWLANSSTSLRRLPAMHPSQTPLNSYESIDDQIDALKCQYGYPGDMLRVLSNLNCTVPVAVQSSEPKMHLLLTTAKLECMITGSPVPDIIWLTPRNKILRHHADPDKRPIIIDSNDEEGRLPPSAQELAALMDESYVQSMNFTRQQSLYGRHVVLMENGSLLVHNVSRVDSGLYTCYAFNVMGKASAGIRLYIDPIVFYRVKIGSLITGAASAAAFLLLTLIVQGLRSCLSRWGICERFGCCANRNKKSPKARQIYAMLDNIESYKSQQLERLRENYAQQVHRIRENCAQQVEWISSSYTTQAKHIKEFRDIGSNHLTALKDQYYDQVKKVRDYSTGQLSWVRENYVFQRNKIRKFSAHQVLRLREGYKYQQQSLNKVLENLPSFYFENCRGRCEEDIAEDIDCYFKSQLELAGSRELSIQKIKLRLAANNAASRASIYYTPPDDDDLLRLSHLNLQHTPIHINYIDENLDQQKQLEHDFKMDPHLLLFDASRLYLNPEGASSSGQAAAMAAALALAQCSSIEDNNQEQEEEMQPLTQINRLDLAESNDVKNSKSCPAIYKVSKQRDGSTLHELLTTDGVPHQMLRLNPVESTLAMQPRKEKLNIILDECGKASLCKVEQQQQEEDQQQQQKTNEGPHGIDTPPSVSTCDSNSLAGSCSDVCPSPSKLDNATRLLPPSSSTSLTASPLHAVT; this is translated from the exons ATGGAAGCAATATCGAAGATTCCCCTGATATTGTTCGTCGTCGTTGtggttgccgctgcctcccAGCCGGAgtctggaactgggactggcagcagcggtatcagcagcagcagcagctgcctcacCATCTACAGCAGCAATGCAGATGCGGCTgctcagcagcaacatcatctgCAGCCACACCATACGCAGATTAAGGCTAGGACACGGTCCTGGCAGGAGCACGAGTTCTCGCTATTGGGCTAtaaattccatttgccattcgtGGGGCATGCGGTGGACGCGGATCTAGATGATAGTGACAGTGATGGGGGTTTGTGGCTGGACGAGCTGGATGATGCCAATGAGTCCACAGAGGAGATGGAAGAGCACGTGCTGGACTCCGGCTCCGACAGCGGCGTAGCTGTAGCCAATCTGTTGGCCGACAATGTGTTCAAGCTGAGGTGCCAGCATGTCGGCCTTGCGAGCGTCAATCGGGAGCTGTTGTCCAGAAGGAATGCCAACATCAACTATCAGCAGCTGATGCTTGACCATGTGCCTGCGGATGATCgggtgcagctgcaacagctgcagctgcagcagttcgAGAGCGTCAAAGAGTTGTCCTGGCTGGAGAGCGGACTGCGCGATGATCCACtgagggagctgctgctcgttaAGGGGCAGCCGCACCGTTTCAATCAGATGGAGCGTCTGGACCTTAGCGAGAATCGCTTGGAGTGCCTCCACTGGGCCGTGCCGCAGGCCATGCAACGCCTCAAAGTACTTAAGATGAGCGGAAACCTTCTGGACAACAACTGCAGTCTGATCAATCTGCAGCACATGGGCCATCTGCAGGAGCTGCATTTGGACAGGAATGGCTTcaggctgctgccgcagcactTCCTGGCCCAATTGAACGAGTTGCGGCTGCTCAATCTCAGCCAGAATCGTCTGGCAGAGCTGCCACGCAACATATTCGAGGGTGGTGTGCACCTGGAAAGGCTCTATTTGTCCAATAATCGGCTGAGCGTGCTACCGTTTCAGCTCTTCCAGACGGCACGCGACCTCCAAATGCTGGACCTCAGCGACAATCGCCTGCTCTCCTTCCCAGACAACTTCTTTGCACGAAACGGCCAACTGCGACAGCTGCATTTGCAACGTAATCAGCTGAAATCCCTGGGCAAGCACAGCCTGTACAATCTAAGGGAGCTGCGCCAGCTAGATCTCTCACAGAACAACCTGGCCAGCATCGATCGCAAGGCGTTCGAGTCACTCGGGCAACTCCTGGCCCTCAACATCTCGGGCAACAACCTCACGACACTGTCCTCCATCATCTTCCAGCCGCTGCATGCCCTCAAGCAAATGGATCTCAGTCGGAACCAGTTCAAGCAGCTGCCCAGCGGTCTCTTCCAGAATCAGCGGGCACTGGCCCTGCTGCGTATCGATGAGACGCCAATTGAGCATTTCACCAACTGGATATCCCGCACGGATGAATCCCTCGTGGATCCACAGATACTGCATCGCCTGCGTTATTTGTCGCTGCAGCAGAATCCCCAGCTTACGGATTTGCCCGAGACGCTTTTTGCCAATGCACGCAATCTGCGGGAACTGCTGTTGGCCGAGAACGGTCTGCGCCAGCTGCCAGCGCAGATTTCGGGCCTTTCGCGGCTGCAGCGTCTCAGCTTGCGTGGCAATCGTTTGATCTCCCTGCCGGAGGGCCTCAAGGAGCTCAGCCAGCTGCACTACCTCAATATACTTGGCAACGAGTATCAGTGCGACTGCAGCATGTACTGGCTGACCGCCTGGCTAGCCAATTCCAGCACCAGCCTGCGCAGACTGCCCGCCATGCATCCCAGCCAGACGCCGCTGAACTCTTACGAGAGCATTGATGACCAGATCGATGCGCTGAAGTGCCAGTACGGCTATCCCGGGGACATGCTGCGGGTCCTCAGCAATCTAAACTGTACCGTGCCCGTGGCCGTGCAGTCTTCCGAGCCGAAAATGCATCTCCTGCTGACCACCGCCAAGTTGGAGTGCATGATAACGGGCAGCCCAGTGCCAGATATCATTTGG CTGACGCCACGCAATAAGATATTGCGCCATCATGCCGATCCCGATAAGCGGCCCATAATCATTGACAGCAATGATGAGGAGGGCCGTCTGCCGCCCAGCGCCCAAGAGTTGGCTGCCCTGATGGACGAGAGCTACGTTCAGTCGATGAACTTTACGCGACAACAGAGCCTGTACGGACGCCATGTCGTGCTGATGGAGAACGGATCGCTGCTGGTGCACAATGTCTCGCGGGTGGACAGCGGCCTCTACACCTGCTATGCCTTCAATGTGATGGGCAAAGCCTCAGCGGGTATACG CTTGTATATCGATCCGATAGTGTTTTATCGAGTAAAAATTGGAAGCCTGATAACGGGAGCCGCTTCGGCTGCCgcctttctgctgctcacACTCATTGTGCAGGGTCTGAGGAGCTGCCTCTCGCGCTGGGGCATCTGTGAGCGGTTTGGTTGCTGTGCCAATCGCAACAAGAAATCGCCGAAAGCGCGACAGATCTATGCAATGCTGGACAACATCGAGAGCTACAAGAGCCAGCAGCTGGAAAGACTGAGGGAGAACTATGCCCAGCAGGTGCATCGCATACGCGAGAACTGTGCGCAGCAGGTCGAATGGATATCGAGCAGCTACACCACTCAGGCGAAGCACATCAAGGAGTTTCGGGACATTGGCTCGAATCATTTGACGGCGCTGAAGGATCAGTACTACGATCAGGTGAAGAAGGTGCGCGACTATTCCACAGGACAGCTGAGCTGGGTGCGAGAGAACTATGTCTTCCAGCGTAACAAGATCCGAAAGTTCAGTGCGCACCAAGTGCTGCGTCTGCGTGAGGGCTACAAGTACCAGCAGCAAAGCCTCAACAAGGTGCTGGAGAATTTGCCCAGCTTTTACTTTGAGAATTGCCGCGGACGC TGTGAGGAGGACATAGCCGAGG ACATAGACTGCTATTTCAAGAGCCAATTGGAGCTGGCTGGTTCTAGGGAGCTGAGTAtacagaaaatcaaattacgCTTGGCCGCGAACAATGCCGCCAGCAGGGCATCGATCTATTACACACCACCGGACGATGATGATCTGCTGCGCTTGTCGCATTTAAATCTCCAGCACACACCGATTCACATCAACTACATTGATGAGAATCTCGACCAGCAAAAGCAGCTGGAGCACGACTTCAAAATGGATCCCCATCTGTTGTTGTTCGATGCGTCGCGTCTTTACCTGAACCCAGAgggggccagcagcagtggccagGCAGCTGCCATGGCGGCTGCTCTTGCTTTGGCTCAATGCAGCAGCATTGAGGACAACAATCAGGAACAGGAAGAGGAAATGCAGCCGCTGACACAGATCAACCGACTCGATCTGGCAGAGTCGAATGATGTCAAGAACTCCAAATCGTGTCCGGCCATCTATAAGGTGTCCAAGCAGCGGGATGGCAGCACGTTGCACGAGCTGCTGACCACGGACGGTGTGCCGCATCAGATGCTGCGCCTAAATCCAGTTGAAAGCACCTTGGCCATGCAACCGAGAAAGGAGAAGCTGAACATTATACTGGACGAATGCGGCAAGGCCTCGCTATGCAaagttgagcagcagcagcaggaggaagatcagcagcagcagcagaagacgAATGAAGGGCCCCACGGTATTGACACACCGCCATCGGTTTCCACTTGCGACTCCAATAGCCTAGCTGGCAGTTGCAGTGATGTTTGCCCATCGCCCAGCAAGCTGGACAATGCCACGCGATTGCttccaccatcatcatcaacatcattaACTGCTTCTCCACTCCATGCAGTAACATAG